Proteins from one Juglans microcarpa x Juglans regia isolate MS1-56 chromosome 6S, Jm3101_v1.0, whole genome shotgun sequence genomic window:
- the LOC121237384 gene encoding probable serine/threonine-protein kinase At1g54610, producing the protein MGCNCCKPSAIEDSKESPRERFSKAPSDLRASRATSSRREEVHRAKDRYDSNDGRTTLIDKHANGSVRLHSEHLERKREKMEYLVAQHPGLGSVPKATEGEQVAAGWPSWLAAVAGEAIRGWTPRRADSFQKLDKIGQGTYSNVYMARDLEHNKTVALKKVRFDNLEPESVRFMAREIHILRRLDHPNVIKLEGLVTSRMSCSLYLVFEYMEHDLAGLASHPGLKFTEAQVKCYTQQLLQGLDHCHSRGVLHRDIKGSNLLIDNKGILKIADFGLASFFDPHQNQPLTSRVVTLWYRPPELLLGATYYRTAVDLWSAGCILAELYAGKPIMPGRTEVEQLHKIFKLCGSPSEDYWRKSKLPHATIFKPQQPYRRCVAETFKDFPAPALSLIETLLSIDPTDRGSAASALNSEFFTTKPLPCDPASLPKYPPSKEFDAKVRDEARRQGAAGSKGQRLDLERRGTRDSRAVPAPDANAELVLSMQKRQAQSNSKSRSEKFNPHQEDVASGFPIDPPRPSQAVEGSIEPQEHHHKRASHSGPLTHRAAWAKAGKNLDDAAKMSTGADLSTISGFVEARRMSEDRRQRSSSSQPEVAKFIGRFPGSFKEGSESVTQHDQKHPSLGIAGSHKKEDAKIGGKDPILLGYGSKGHKIHYSGPLLVPSGNMDQMLKDHDRQIQEAVRRARIDKAKVRKVQAEGNKISTSSLFVSGR; encoded by the exons ATGGGTTGCAATTGTTGCAAGCCCTCTGCTATTGAGGATAGCAAGGAGAGCCCGAGGGAGAGGTTCTCGAAGGCCCCGTCGGACTTGCGGGCGTCGAGGGCGACCTCTTCCAGACGGGAGGAAGTGCATCGAGCCAAGGATCGGTATGACAGTAATGATGGGAGGACAACGTTGATAGACAAGCACGCGAATGGTTCGGTCCGGTTACACAGTGAACATTtggagaggaagagggagaaaatGGAGTATCTTGTTGCTCAACATCCGGGATTGGGTAGTGTTCCAAAAGCTACGGAAGGGGAGCAGGTTGCAGCAGGATGGCCTTCGTGGCTGGCTGCAGTGGCTGGAGAGGCTATTAGAGGATGGACTCCACGGCGTGCTGATTCTTTTCAAAAGCTGGATAAA ATTGGCCAGGGAACTTACAGTAATGTTTATATGGCTCGTGACCTTGAACATAATAAAACTGTTGCTTTAAAGAAAGTAAGGTTTGATAACCTGGAACCTGAAAGTGTTCGCTTTATGGCTAGGGAAATTCACATTCTGCGTAGGCTTGATCATCCAAATGTGATAAAACTGGAAGGTCTAGTTACATCAAGGATGTCTTGCAGCTTGTACCTTGTTTTTGAGTACATGGAGCATGATTTGGCAGGCCTTGCTTCACACCCTGGTCTGAAATTTACAGAAGCACAG GTTAAATGTTACACACAGCAACTTTTACAGGGACTTGATCATTGCCACAGCCGTGGCGTTCTGCATCGTGACATAAAGGGTTCCAACCTTCTGATTGACAACAAGGGCATCTTGAAGATTGCAGACTTTGGTCTTGCAAGTTTTTTTGATCCCCATCAAAATCAGCCACTGACAAGCCGTGTTGTAACTCTTTGGTACCGGCCACCAGAGCTTTTACTTGGAGCTACTTACTACAGAACTGCTGTGGATTTATGGAGTGCTGGTTGCATACTTGCTGAATTATATGCTGGCAAGCCTATTATGCCAGGAAGAACTGAG GTGGAGCAATtgcataaaattttcaaactttgtGGTTCTCCATCTGAGGATTATTGGAGAAAATCTAAATTGCCTCATGCAACCATATTTAAGCCTCAGCAACCTTATAGACGCTGTGTTGCAGAAACATTTAAGGATTTCCCTGCACCTGCATTATCATTGATAGAGACTTTACTTTCCATAGATCCTACTGACCGTGGATCTGCAGCTTCTGCTCTCAATAGCGAG TTCTTTACAACAAAACCACTTCCTTGCGATCCTGCCAGCTTGCCAAAGTATCCTCCTAGCAAAGAGTTTGATGCAAAAGTGCGGGATGAAGCCAGAAg ACAAGGAGCAGCAGGAAGCAAAGGCCAGAGACTGGACCTTGAAAGGAGAGGAACAAGGGATTCTCGAGCGGTCCCAGCACCTGATGCCAATGCTGAATTAGTATTGTCGATGCAG AAAAGACAAGCTCAGTCGAACTCGAAGAGCCGGAGTGAAAAGTTTAATCCTCATCAGGAAGACGTTGCCTCTGGCTTTCCAATTGATCCACCTAGACCATCACAAGCTGTTGAAGGAAGCATAGAACCCCAGGAACATCATCATAAGAGAGCCTCCCATTCAGGGCCACTGACTCACAGGGCTGCGTGGGCAAAGGCCGGCAAGAACCTGGATGATGCAGCAAAGATGTCAACTGGGGCTGACTTGTCAACAATATCAGGTTTTGTGGAAGCAAGGAGGATGTCTGAGGATCGCAGACAAAGGTCTAGTTCTTCGCAGCCAGAAGTTGCAAAATTTATAGGCAGATTTCCTGGATCCTTTAAGGAGGGCTCAGAATCCGTGACACAACATGATCAAAAGCATCCTTCACTAGGAATTGCAGGTTCTCATAAAAAAGAAGATGCAAAAATCGGTGGCAAAGATCCAATTCTC CTCGGTTATGGATCGAAGGGTCACAAAATACACTACTCTGGTCCATTGCTAGTTCCATCGGGCAACATGGATCAGATGCTGAAGGACCATGATCGCCAGATCCAGGAAGCTGTGAGACGAGCACGCATTGACAAGGCAAAGGTCAGAAAAGTTCAGGCTGAAGGGAATAAAATTTCAACCAGTTCATTATTTGTTTCTGGCCGTTAA